Proteins from one Methanolinea sp. genomic window:
- a CDS encoding HAD-IC family P-type ATPase, producing MDDTRIPAQGVPWHALPIESVYETLRSGPRGLSSGEAAARVARYGKNSLPAGRAPTLVEIILHQFASPLIYILLAAGIISFLIGDEKDAGFIFLVVIINAIIGTVQEWKAEQSARELQNLLRISARVLRDGAWKTIPAEEITLGDVVQLESGMKVPADLRLIHVAELSIDESLLTGESVAVRKHLCVVNPDTLLCDRANMAFAGSIVVSGRGCGIVTAVGRNTEVGLIAKAVSETETAKPPLLIRMEEFSRKVGILILSASAVMAAVALSRGVPPLEVFFLAVALVVSAIPEGLPVAITVALSIAAARMAKRNVIVRKLAAVESLGSCTTIATDKTGTLTVNQQTVKALFLPPETIVEVTGAGYEPGDGRLLVDGEPPDTAVLDAARTLAQTAVICNEGTLYQEDGKWVYSGDAMDIALLSLAYKAGISPDDVKNGIRVLAHVPFESERMYAAVYYARDGETAPPVRIAAKGAAEAILPFCTEMATPRGTVPFDAEAVESELARLMEGGYRVLAVAGGTVDAPPGPDATLACTRPSLTFLGLAAFIDPLRPDARDAVRIAREAGIDVVMVTGDHPRTAFAIARELGIADDPSQVVTGRELSAAGNPPLPAYDALVERARVFARVTPVQKMEIVDALVRAGHFVAVTGDGVNDAPALRRANIGVAMGSGTDVAKDTASLIIADDNFSSIVAGVEEGRFAYDNIRKVTYLLISTGFAEVVLFILALFSGLPIPLLAVQLLWLNLVTNGIQGVALAFEAGEEDAMKRKPRPPDEGVFNPLMVKETLLSGLTIGGLAFLFFWWLTSRGIEEAVARNLLLLLMVLFENFHVFNCRSEHHSLFRVPVRNNPFLILGVVLMQGLHILSLHVPLMQDILGVLPVSFGQWLVCLAIAGTVVVVMEAFKVINARQGSA from the coding sequence ATGGACGACACCAGGATCCCCGCGCAGGGCGTCCCATGGCACGCCCTCCCCATCGAGAGCGTGTATGAGACGCTCCGCTCCGGGCCCCGGGGCCTCTCGAGCGGGGAGGCAGCTGCCCGGGTCGCCCGTTACGGGAAGAACTCCCTCCCCGCCGGGAGGGCTCCCACCCTCGTCGAGATCATCCTCCACCAGTTCGCAAGCCCCCTCATCTACATCCTCCTCGCCGCCGGGATCATCTCCTTCCTGATCGGGGACGAGAAGGACGCGGGGTTCATCTTCCTCGTCGTCATCATCAACGCGATCATCGGGACGGTCCAGGAGTGGAAGGCCGAGCAGAGCGCCCGGGAACTCCAGAACCTCCTGCGGATCTCCGCCCGCGTCCTGCGCGACGGGGCGTGGAAGACCATTCCCGCGGAGGAGATCACGCTGGGCGACGTCGTCCAGCTCGAGTCAGGCATGAAGGTCCCCGCCGACCTCCGCCTGATCCACGTCGCCGAGCTCTCGATAGACGAGTCGCTCCTCACGGGGGAGTCGGTCGCCGTCCGCAAGCATCTCTGCGTGGTGAATCCGGACACGCTCCTCTGCGACCGGGCGAACATGGCATTCGCAGGGAGCATCGTCGTCTCCGGGCGCGGGTGCGGGATTGTCACCGCGGTCGGGAGGAACACCGAGGTCGGGCTCATCGCGAAGGCCGTCTCGGAGACGGAGACCGCAAAGCCGCCCCTGCTCATCCGCATGGAGGAGTTCTCCCGCAAGGTCGGGATCCTGATCCTCTCGGCGAGCGCGGTCATGGCGGCCGTCGCGCTCTCGAGGGGCGTCCCCCCGCTCGAGGTCTTCTTCCTCGCCGTGGCGCTCGTCGTCTCGGCGATCCCCGAGGGGCTCCCCGTCGCGATCACCGTCGCCCTCTCGATCGCTGCTGCCCGGATGGCAAAGAGGAACGTCATCGTGAGGAAGCTCGCCGCGGTCGAGAGCCTGGGCAGCTGCACCACCATCGCGACGGACAAGACGGGGACGCTCACCGTGAACCAGCAGACGGTCAAGGCTCTCTTCCTCCCGCCCGAAACGATCGTCGAGGTGACGGGAGCGGGGTACGAGCCCGGCGACGGGAGGCTCCTCGTGGACGGCGAGCCGCCCGACACCGCCGTCCTCGACGCCGCCCGCACGCTCGCGCAGACCGCGGTCATCTGCAACGAGGGGACGCTCTACCAGGAGGACGGAAAGTGGGTATACTCGGGGGACGCGATGGACATCGCCCTCCTCTCGCTCGCCTACAAAGCGGGGATATCCCCCGACGACGTGAAGAACGGGATCCGCGTCCTCGCGCACGTCCCCTTCGAGTCGGAGAGGATGTATGCGGCCGTGTACTACGCGCGGGACGGGGAGACCGCACCGCCCGTGAGAATCGCGGCGAAGGGGGCAGCCGAGGCAATTCTCCCCTTCTGCACGGAGATGGCGACGCCGCGCGGCACCGTCCCGTTCGACGCGGAGGCCGTGGAATCGGAGCTCGCCCGCCTGATGGAGGGGGGCTACAGGGTCCTCGCGGTCGCGGGCGGGACCGTGGACGCGCCCCCGGGCCCCGATGCCACCCTCGCCTGCACAAGGCCCTCGCTCACGTTCCTCGGCCTCGCGGCATTCATCGACCCCCTCCGGCCCGACGCGAGGGATGCCGTCCGGATCGCCCGCGAGGCGGGGATCGACGTCGTGATGGTCACCGGCGACCACCCGCGCACTGCCTTTGCCATCGCGCGGGAACTCGGCATCGCGGACGACCCCTCGCAGGTGGTGACCGGGAGGGAACTCTCCGCGGCGGGGAACCCCCCTCTCCCGGCCTATGACGCGCTCGTCGAGAGGGCGAGGGTCTTTGCACGGGTAACACCGGTCCAGAAGATGGAGATCGTGGATGCGCTCGTCCGGGCGGGCCACTTCGTCGCCGTGACAGGCGACGGCGTGAACGATGCCCCGGCCCTGCGGCGGGCGAACATCGGCGTCGCCATGGGTTCGGGCACGGACGTCGCGAAGGACACCGCGTCCCTGATCATCGCGGACGACAACTTCTCCTCGATCGTCGCGGGCGTGGAGGAGGGGCGGTTCGCCTACGACAACATCCGGAAGGTGACCTACCTCCTCATCTCCACGGGCTTTGCCGAGGTCGTCCTCTTCATCCTCGCCCTCTTCTCCGGGCTGCCCATCCCGCTCCTCGCCGTCCAGCTGCTCTGGCTGAACCTCGTCACGAACGGGATCCAGGGGGTCGCGCTCGCGTTCGAGGCCGGCGAGGAGGACGCGATGAAGAGGAAGCCCCGGCCGCCGGACGAGGGGGTATTCAATCCCCTCATGGTGAAGGAGACACTCCTCTCCGGGCTGACAATAGGGGGGCTCGCATTCCTCTTCTTCTGGTGGCTCACCTCGAGGGGTATCGAGGAAGCGGTGGCGCGAAACCTCCTCCTCCTCCTCATGGTCCTCTTCGAGAACTTCCATGTCTTCAACTGCAGGTCAGAGCACCACTCGCTCTTCCGTGTCCCGGTCAGGAACAATCCCTTCCTCATCCTCGGTGTCGTCCTCATGCAGGGACTGCACATCCTCTCGCTCCACGTCCCCCTCATGCAGGATATCCTCGGTGTCCTCCCCGTCTCGTTCGGCCAGTGGCTCGTCTGCCTCGCCATCGCGGGTACCGTCGTCGTCGTGATGGAGGCCTTCAAGGTGATCAACGCGCGGCAGGGGAGTGCGTGA
- a CDS encoding hotdog fold thioesterase, producing the protein MDHTGEFFEKDLYARANGIELVHVGEGTARVRMQVRPEHRNSHGTVHGGAIFTLADCAFALASNSRGVPAAAINAHISYMKAAREGTLHAEAREFALNPRLATYTVEVTDDAGEKIAIFQGMAYRKAPPRG; encoded by the coding sequence ATGGACCACACCGGCGAGTTCTTCGAGAAGGACCTCTACGCGAGGGCAAACGGGATCGAGCTCGTGCACGTCGGGGAGGGGACGGCGAGGGTGAGGATGCAGGTCCGCCCGGAGCACAGGAACAGCCACGGGACCGTCCACGGCGGCGCGATCTTCACGCTCGCGGACTGCGCGTTCGCTCTCGCCTCGAACTCCCGGGGCGTGCCCGCCGCCGCGATCAACGCCCACATCTCGTATATGAAGGCCGCGCGGGAGGGAACGCTCCACGCCGAGGCGCGGGAGTTCGCGCTCAACCCCCGGCTCGCGACGTACACCGTCGAGGTGACGGACGACGCCGGGGAGAAGATCGCGATCTTCCAGGGGATGGCCTACAGGAAGGCACCGCCCCGCGGGTGA
- a CDS encoding small multi-drug export protein: MAALPALPAALRPGGGGSPLSVAASLLLAPLLAFLYYGLCLLVLPLDRALVLGGLMILYYIPPSGKESIIPAGIALGIPWWLMATSLAVLDVLTGLFVIQNIGIALEIPVLGPWIRGFLERGGEFMEKRPWISRWSVPGVAFFVFLPFQGTGGVGATLVGMMAGLSPAEILLAIGLGASAECFLFAAGSEVIWRLVLENAAVGIPVAVAAVAAFAAAYVLLRRWYGGGE, from the coding sequence ATGGCAGCCCTCCCGGCACTCCCCGCGGCCTTGCGGCCGGGCGGCGGGGGATCCCCCCTCTCGGTCGCGGCATCCCTCCTCCTCGCTCCCCTCCTCGCGTTCCTCTACTACGGCCTCTGCCTCCTCGTCCTCCCCCTCGACCGCGCGCTCGTCCTCGGCGGGCTGATGATCCTCTACTACATCCCGCCGTCCGGGAAGGAGTCGATCATCCCGGCAGGGATCGCGCTCGGGATCCCGTGGTGGCTCATGGCAACATCCCTCGCGGTCCTCGACGTCCTCACCGGCCTCTTCGTCATCCAGAACATCGGGATCGCCCTCGAGATCCCCGTCCTCGGACCGTGGATCAGGGGTTTCCTCGAGAGGGGCGGGGAGTTCATGGAAAAGAGGCCGTGGATCTCCCGGTGGTCAGTCCCGGGCGTCGCGTTCTTCGTCTTCCTCCCGTTCCAGGGGACGGGCGGCGTGGGCGCGACCCTCGTCGGGATGATGGCGGGCCTTTCGCCGGCAGAGATCCTCCTCGCGATAGGGCTCGGGGCGTCCGCCGAGTGCTTCCTCTTCGCCGCGGGGAGCGAGGTCATCTGGAGGCTCGTCCTCGAGAACGCCGCGGTCGGGATCCCGGTCGCGGTCGCCGCGGTCGCGGCGTTCGCCGCAGCCTACGTCCTCCTGCGCAGGTGGTACGGCGGAGGGGAGTGA
- a CDS encoding sodium-dependent transporter, producing MANGEGGNRESWSSRAGFVLAAIGSAVGIGNIWRFSSVVGQNGGGAYLVPYLVAVFLFAYPLMLLEFGMGRHFAKTVVGAFGSVGPRLRLAGWFLAATIFLVLCYYLVITGWTVAYAAFSLAGTPVTFRAFTGSYLPVASFLFSAAVTVAIVSLGVRKGIERVSVVLIPVSAGILAAMAVYAVTLPGFPAGIQFLFSPDFSVLSDPLVWSAAFGQAFFSLSVGTGILLTYGAYMERETPIPSSALAVTVADLGIALLAGVVIFPIVFTFGLEPAAGAELAFVTLPAAFAMMPAGRLFATAFFLLLFFAAITSAVSMLEVGVSSLSEATGWSRRRASLVLGAVMVALGLPAALSYSAAGWSIGGIPVLDAMDETVGTLGLPVAGVVLALAFSWLVPRDVLEREVGRLPGRIVHAACRTFIPAVLLFATGARLAAGIDPADFRLLPGSPWIGTALQVGAMAAIAVALLAAISLLCRFGRCPLGRRLTRGR from the coding sequence ATGGCCAATGGGGAAGGTGGGAACAGGGAGTCGTGGTCGTCGCGGGCGGGGTTCGTCCTCGCCGCGATAGGGTCCGCGGTGGGGATAGGGAACATCTGGAGGTTCTCGTCCGTCGTCGGGCAGAACGGAGGGGGCGCGTACCTCGTCCCGTACCTCGTCGCGGTCTTCTTGTTCGCGTACCCCCTCATGCTGCTCGAGTTCGGCATGGGGAGGCACTTTGCGAAAACGGTCGTCGGCGCGTTCGGGAGCGTGGGGCCGCGCCTCCGCCTCGCCGGCTGGTTCCTCGCCGCGACGATCTTCCTCGTCCTCTGCTACTACCTCGTCATCACGGGGTGGACCGTCGCGTACGCCGCGTTCTCCCTCGCGGGGACGCCCGTCACGTTCCGCGCCTTCACGGGCTCGTACCTGCCGGTCGCCTCCTTCCTCTTCTCCGCGGCGGTCACGGTCGCGATCGTCTCGCTCGGCGTCCGGAAGGGGATCGAGCGGGTCTCCGTCGTCCTGATCCCGGTCTCGGCGGGGATCCTCGCCGCGATGGCGGTCTACGCGGTGACACTCCCGGGCTTCCCCGCGGGGATCCAGTTCCTCTTCTCCCCCGATTTTTCCGTCCTCTCCGACCCCCTCGTCTGGAGCGCGGCGTTCGGGCAGGCGTTCTTCTCCCTCTCGGTCGGGACGGGGATCCTCCTCACGTACGGGGCCTACATGGAGAGGGAGACCCCGATCCCCTCGTCTGCCCTCGCCGTCACCGTCGCCGACCTCGGGATCGCGCTCCTCGCGGGGGTCGTCATCTTCCCGATCGTCTTCACGTTCGGCCTCGAGCCGGCCGCGGGGGCAGAGCTCGCCTTCGTCACCCTCCCGGCCGCCTTCGCGATGATGCCGGCGGGCAGGCTCTTCGCGACCGCGTTCTTCCTCCTCCTCTTCTTCGCCGCGATCACGTCGGCCGTCTCGATGCTCGAGGTGGGGGTCTCCTCCCTCTCCGAGGCGACGGGCTGGTCGCGCCGGAGGGCGAGCCTCGTCCTCGGCGCCGTGATGGTCGCGCTGGGGCTCCCGGCCGCCCTGAGCTACAGCGCCGCCGGCTGGAGCATCGGGGGGATCCCCGTCCTCGACGCCATGGACGAGACGGTCGGGACGCTCGGCCTCCCGGTCGCCGGTGTCGTGCTTGCCCTCGCCTTCTCGTGGCTCGTCCCCCGCGACGTGCTCGAGCGCGAGGTCGGCCGCCTCCCTGGCAGGATCGTGCACGCGGCGTGCAGGACGTTCATCCCCGCGGTCCTCCTCTTCGCGACCGGCGCCCGGCTCGCCGCCGGGATAGACCCCGCGGACTTCCGCCTCCTCCCGGGGAGCCCGTGGATCGGGACCGCGCTCCAGGTCGGGGCGATGGCAGCGATCGCGGTTGCCCTCCTCGCCGCGATCTCCCTCCTCTGCAGGTTCGGTAGGTGCCCCCTCGGCAGGCGGCTCACGCGGGGGAGGTAG
- a CDS encoding cation-translocating P-type ATPase — MQLFSFESVEGLSAAEAGRILREEGYNEVPSAERRGTLAIAAGVLGEPMFLLLVATGTIYFLLGDVQEGLMMAAFVCVIVGITVYQESRTERALEALRNLSSPRALVVRDGELVRVPGREVVRGDLMVLSEGDRVAADGVLLYAQALAVDESLLTGESVPVRKVAVAGGGEPPAPAAPGGDDLPFVYAGTLVVSGQGLARVTATGPRTEMGKIGKALSSVHREESPLRREVSSLVRKVALAGAALCGVVAALHGISTQSIPEGLIAGITLAMAILPEEFPVVLTVFLALGAWRLSRARVLTRQVSAVETLGAATVLCVDKTGTLTENRMAVRAFSCGERVVPYPSGDPGEIPESCHELVEFAILACKRDPFDPMEKALLSLAAGEFGKTEHVHAGWELVREYPLSPALMAMSNVWRSRDGAEYVIAAKGAPEAIADLCHLDGEAAARVAAGVDILASEGLRVLGVARASFRPGDLPECQHTFTFSFLGLVGFSDPVRPGVREAVGECRAAGIRVLMITGDSPVTARAVARQAGLGDHGGVILGPELEEMSDGELAAACRNSPLFSRVVPAQKLRIVRALKGAGEVVAMTGDGVNDAPALRAADIGIAMGGRGTDVAREAASLVLLDDNFTSIVAAVRMGRRIADNLRKAMAYILSVHVPIAGMSLAPVLLGAPLVLLPAHIVFLELVIDPSCSVVFESEREEEDVMRRPPRDVSRGLFSRETVTLGLLQGAVVLAAVLCAYAWAAAAGLATGATRTVAFVAIVVSNLGLILVNRSWEKTVPETLGHGNRALSVVAAGTLSCLALVLSVPPLRDLFGFCPVPLPVLLGAAALGIASVLWFDLYKIYRRRSREGAGGAA; from the coding sequence GTGCAGCTCTTCTCGTTCGAGTCGGTGGAGGGCCTCTCGGCCGCGGAGGCGGGGAGGATCCTGCGGGAGGAAGGGTACAACGAGGTCCCCTCCGCGGAGAGGCGGGGGACACTCGCGATCGCCGCGGGCGTCCTCGGGGAGCCGATGTTCCTCCTCCTCGTCGCGACGGGGACGATCTACTTCCTCCTCGGCGACGTGCAGGAGGGCCTCATGATGGCAGCCTTCGTCTGTGTCATCGTCGGGATCACCGTGTACCAGGAGTCGCGGACGGAGAGGGCGCTCGAAGCCCTCCGGAACCTCTCCAGCCCCCGTGCCCTCGTCGTGAGGGACGGGGAACTCGTCCGCGTGCCCGGGAGGGAGGTCGTGAGGGGGGACCTCATGGTCCTCTCCGAGGGGGACAGGGTCGCCGCGGACGGGGTCCTCCTCTACGCGCAGGCCCTCGCGGTCGACGAGTCGCTCCTCACCGGGGAGTCCGTCCCCGTGCGGAAGGTCGCCGTTGCGGGAGGAGGAGAACCCCCTGCCCCCGCGGCGCCGGGGGGTGACGACCTCCCGTTCGTCTACGCGGGCACGCTCGTCGTCTCGGGGCAGGGCCTCGCGCGGGTGACCGCGACGGGTCCCCGCACGGAAATGGGGAAGATTGGGAAAGCCCTCTCGTCGGTCCACCGGGAGGAGAGCCCGCTCCGGAGGGAGGTCTCTTCCCTCGTGCGGAAGGTCGCGCTCGCCGGGGCAGCCCTCTGCGGGGTCGTCGCGGCCCTCCACGGGATCTCCACGCAGAGCATCCCGGAGGGCCTGATCGCGGGGATCACCCTCGCGATGGCGATCCTCCCCGAGGAGTTCCCGGTCGTCCTCACCGTCTTCCTCGCGCTGGGCGCGTGGAGGCTCTCGCGGGCCCGCGTCCTCACCCGGCAGGTCTCCGCGGTCGAGACCCTCGGGGCGGCGACGGTCCTCTGCGTGGACAAGACCGGGACGCTCACGGAGAACAGGATGGCGGTCCGGGCGTTCTCCTGCGGGGAGAGGGTCGTCCCGTACCCCTCCGGCGACCCCGGGGAGATCCCCGAGTCCTGCCACGAGCTCGTGGAGTTCGCGATCCTCGCCTGCAAGAGGGACCCCTTCGACCCGATGGAAAAAGCGCTCCTCTCCCTTGCCGCCGGCGAGTTCGGGAAGACCGAGCACGTCCACGCGGGCTGGGAACTCGTCCGGGAGTACCCCCTCTCGCCCGCGCTCATGGCCATGTCCAACGTCTGGCGCTCGCGCGACGGTGCCGAGTACGTGATCGCGGCGAAGGGCGCCCCGGAGGCGATCGCGGACCTCTGCCACCTCGACGGCGAGGCAGCGGCCCGGGTCGCGGCGGGGGTGGACATCCTCGCCTCCGAGGGACTGCGGGTCCTCGGCGTCGCGCGCGCCTCGTTCCGGCCGGGAGACCTGCCCGAGTGCCAGCACACGTTCACCTTCTCGTTCCTCGGGCTCGTCGGGTTCTCCGATCCCGTCCGGCCCGGTGTCCGGGAGGCGGTCGGGGAGTGCAGGGCGGCCGGGATACGCGTCCTCATGATCACGGGGGATTCCCCGGTCACCGCGCGGGCGGTCGCGCGGCAGGCGGGCCTCGGGGACCACGGCGGCGTCATCCTCGGCCCCGAGCTCGAGGAGATGTCCGACGGGGAGCTCGCCGCGGCGTGCAGGAACTCGCCCCTCTTCTCACGGGTCGTGCCCGCCCAGAAACTCCGGATCGTCCGCGCGCTGAAAGGGGCAGGCGAGGTCGTCGCCATGACCGGCGACGGCGTGAACGACGCCCCCGCGCTGCGGGCCGCGGACATCGGGATCGCGATGGGCGGGCGGGGGACCGACGTCGCGAGGGAGGCGGCCTCCCTCGTCCTCCTCGACGACAACTTCACGTCCATCGTCGCCGCGGTGCGGATGGGCCGGCGGATCGCCGACAATCTCCGGAAGGCGATGGCCTACATCCTCTCGGTCCACGTCCCCATCGCCGGGATGTCGCTTGCCCCCGTCCTCCTCGGCGCGCCCCTCGTCCTCCTCCCCGCCCACATCGTCTTCCTCGAGCTCGTCATCGACCCCTCGTGCTCCGTCGTCTTCGAGTCCGAGCGCGAGGAGGAGGACGTGATGAGGAGACCGCCGCGGGATGTCTCGCGCGGCCTCTTCTCCCGGGAGACGGTCACGCTCGGCCTCCTGCAGGGCGCAGTCGTCCTCGCCGCGGTCCTCTGCGCGTACGCGTGGGCGGCGGCCGCGGGGCTCGCGACCGGGGCCACCCGGACGGTCGCGTTCGTCGCGATCGTCGTCTCCAACCTCGGTCTCATCCTCGTCAACAGGTCGTGGGAGAAGACGGTCCCCGAGACGCTCGGGCACGGGAACAGGGCCCTCTCGGTCGTCGCGGCGGGGACCCTCTCCTGCCTTGCGCTCGTCCTCTCGGTCCCGCCGCTCCGCGACCTCTTCGGGTTCTGCCCCGTCCCCCTCCCGGTGCTCCTCGGGGCGGCGGCGCTCGGCATCGCGAGCGTCCTCTGGTTCGACCTGTACAAGATCTACAGGAGGAGGTCGCGGGAGGGAGCCGGAGGCGCTGCCTGA
- a CDS encoding helix-turn-helix transcriptional regulator, which translates to MKNKLKVYRAMRDLTQDALARELNVTRQTILAIEKGKYDPSLALAFKIARYFGVAIEDIFTYEE; encoded by the coding sequence ATGAAGAATAAGCTCAAGGTCTACCGGGCGATGAGGGACCTCACGCAGGATGCCCTCGCCCGGGAGCTGAATGTCACCCGCCAGACCATCCTCGCCATCGAGAAGGGGAAGTACGACCCTTCCCTCGCGCTCGCGTTCAAGATCGCGCGCTACTTCGGCGTCGCGATCGAGGACATCTTCACCTACGAGGAGTGA
- a CDS encoding cation:proton antiporter, whose product MDIVILYDILVIFGLSLAVGLAFTRLRIPPVIGYIVAGVIAGPSLLSLIRSTAQVEFLAEIGIILLLFSIGLEFSFRQLWEIRSIVLSAGILQVSLAAVLSVALALGIGRPWHEAVLLGFVVSLSSTAVVLKILHDRGELDSLHGKLALGILIFQDLVAIPMLMAIPFLAGGSAVAGEPLHVVLAKDILFVAVLAAAAKWVMPAVLFQVARTRSNELFLLFVVCVCFGVAAFASFAGLSLAMGALLAGLLISQSEFSHQAISRIVPFRDIFTAFFFVSIGMLLDVSFLAGHPGTILLFLGAVIAIKFLSGSAAPFLLGYQLRTVILAGIALTQIGEFSFIIAKSALDYGILSREVYQVFLVVALVTMAATPFLIPAGHPLASVFCANRFIQRVMPGRCEWVAAEKRVERSGHLVIIGYGVNGKNLARAARIGGIPHVIIDMNPDAVRKAREEGEPIIYGDATTEGVLDHAGIRTARVAVIAINDPVATRRIVGLCRELNPGIFLVVRTRYLVEVPVLREIGADVVVPEEFETSIAIFSRVMQEFGVPDEKTAALVREIRSESYRILRNPVSPPPAPALDIPGMEVRTVRVEEGSPLAGKTLGEVLLKKRYGVTVLAVRRDGAIIPHPDGTCAIHAGDELVLTGTGEKIAGAVPLFSRPA is encoded by the coding sequence GTGGACATCGTCATCCTCTACGACATCCTCGTCATCTTCGGACTCTCCCTCGCCGTGGGGCTCGCGTTCACGAGGCTCCGCATTCCGCCGGTGATCGGGTACATCGTCGCGGGGGTGATCGCGGGGCCTTCGCTCCTCTCCCTGATCAGGAGCACGGCGCAGGTGGAATTCCTCGCGGAGATCGGGATCATCCTCCTCCTCTTCTCGATAGGGCTCGAGTTCTCGTTCCGCCAGCTGTGGGAGATACGCAGCATCGTCCTCTCCGCGGGGATCCTCCAGGTCTCCCTCGCGGCGGTCCTCTCCGTGGCCCTCGCCCTCGGGATAGGCCGCCCGTGGCACGAGGCGGTCCTCCTCGGGTTCGTCGTCTCCCTCTCGAGCACGGCGGTCGTCCTGAAGATCCTCCACGACAGGGGGGAGCTCGACAGCCTCCATGGGAAGCTCGCGCTCGGGATCCTGATCTTCCAGGACCTCGTCGCGATCCCGATGCTGATGGCGATCCCGTTCCTCGCGGGGGGCAGCGCCGTCGCCGGCGAGCCCCTCCACGTCGTCCTCGCAAAGGATATCCTCTTCGTCGCCGTGCTCGCCGCGGCCGCGAAGTGGGTGATGCCGGCCGTCCTCTTCCAGGTCGCGAGGACGCGCAGCAACGAGCTCTTCCTCCTCTTCGTCGTGTGCGTCTGTTTCGGTGTTGCCGCGTTCGCGTCGTTCGCGGGTCTCTCCCTCGCGATGGGGGCCCTCCTCGCCGGGCTCCTCATCTCCCAGTCGGAGTTCAGCCACCAGGCGATCAGCAGGATCGTCCCGTTCAGGGACATATTCACGGCGTTCTTCTTCGTCTCCATCGGGATGCTCCTCGACGTCTCGTTCCTCGCGGGGCACCCCGGCACGATCCTCCTCTTCCTCGGGGCCGTCATTGCCATCAAGTTCCTCTCCGGGTCGGCCGCCCCGTTCCTGCTCGGCTACCAGCTCCGGACGGTCATCCTCGCGGGGATCGCCCTCACGCAGATAGGGGAGTTCTCGTTCATCATCGCAAAGAGCGCGCTCGACTACGGGATCCTCTCGCGCGAGGTGTACCAGGTCTTCCTCGTCGTCGCGCTCGTCACGATGGCCGCAACGCCCTTCCTCATCCCCGCGGGCCACCCGCTCGCCTCGGTATTCTGCGCGAACCGGTTCATCCAGAGGGTCATGCCGGGGCGGTGCGAGTGGGTCGCCGCCGAGAAGAGGGTCGAGCGGTCCGGCCACCTCGTCATCATCGGGTACGGCGTGAACGGGAAGAACCTCGCACGGGCAGCCCGCATCGGGGGGATCCCGCACGTCATCATCGACATGAACCCCGACGCCGTCCGGAAGGCGCGCGAGGAGGGCGAGCCGATCATCTACGGGGACGCGACGACGGAAGGTGTCCTCGACCACGCCGGGATCCGGACAGCCCGGGTCGCGGTCATCGCGATCAACGACCCCGTCGCGACCCGCCGGATCGTGGGGCTCTGCCGCGAGCTGAACCCCGGGATATTCCTCGTCGTCCGGACGCGGTACCTCGTCGAGGTCCCGGTCCTCCGGGAGATCGGTGCGGACGTGGTCGTCCCCGAGGAGTTCGAGACGTCGATCGCGATCTTCTCGCGCGTCATGCAGGAGTTCGGCGTTCCGGACGAGAAGACGGCCGCGCTCGTCCGCGAGATCCGGTCTGAGAGCTACAGGATCCTGCGGAACCCCGTGTCGCCCCCGCCGGCGCCCGCCCTCGACATCCCCGGCATGGAGGTCCGGACCGTCCGCGTGGAGGAGGGATCGCCGCTCGCGGGAAAGACGCTCGGGGAAGTCCTCCTCAAGAAGAGGTACGGGGTGACGGTGCTCGCGGTCCGCAGGGACGGCGCGATCATCCCCCACCCGGACGGGACGTGCGCGATCCACGCCGGCGACGAGCTCGTCCTCACGGGGACGGGGGAGAAGATCGCGGGCGCGGTCCCGCTCTTCTCGCGCCCGGCGTGA
- a CDS encoding DUF2178 domain-containing protein, producing the protein MKQNTFYLLAGVVGLAEVGLFLLSVHLRNPLVITAGFILGVGLLYVARMTVTDVREDERTRLINEKAGFRTLEVFWVIFFAVSLGTAVIGFSTPLGIPRGNPLARHIPRDPPLLGYFGVLQMILLCCIAFLYIAFRVYYARKYGEWESDEE; encoded by the coding sequence ATGAAGCAGAACACGTTCTACCTCCTCGCCGGGGTCGTAGGGCTCGCCGAGGTCGGCCTCTTCCTCCTCTCGGTCCACCTGCGCAATCCCCTCGTCATCACCGCGGGGTTCATCCTCGGCGTCGGCCTCCTCTACGTCGCGCGGATGACGGTCACCGATGTCCGGGAGGACGAGCGGACGCGCCTCATCAACGAGAAGGCGGGGTTCCGGACGCTCGAGGTCTTCTGGGTGATCTTCTTTGCCGTGAGCCTCGGGACCGCGGTGATAGGGTTCTCGACACCGCTCGGGATCCCCCGCGGCAACCCGCTGGCGCGCCACATCCCGAGGGACCCGCCGCTCCTTGGGTACTTCGGCGTCCTCCAGATGATCCTCCTCTGCTGCATCGCGTTCCTCTACATCGCGTTCCGGGTCTACTACGCCCGGAAGTACGGGGAGTGGGAGAGCGATGAAGAATAA